In the Leptolyngbya sp. FACHB-261 genome, one interval contains:
- a CDS encoding transporter substrate-binding domain-containing protein has product MLQRFKRRSALLLPVLASLTLFGGGLTALALMYNLEANASDNSLEAVERRGYLRVGVDASIGGAYMFWNPTTEYYDGFEWDIAQQLAQQLGVQVRPVNIPWTDQLEALRRNRVDLVLSARERGSIANREFTDSQAYYRSPQRLLVRTEDAQKLTSLRSLVGKRLGVVADSGGAAVVETYNRNRGNAVRLFSSRDMERLLRLLTNRRIDAILIDEPVAAWQVQQSQGQRGARLAMVGRPLLPVDLVGVLESKDQALKAAVDRAIDRMRQVGTLKSILQQWNLWDSTSSTAPSESSAGSRNLTSLTTMPSWDFQSHRILLVSVNVT; this is encoded by the coding sequence ATGTTGCAACGCTTCAAGCGCCGATCTGCTCTTCTGCTGCCAGTCCTTGCGTCTCTGACCCTATTTGGGGGTGGACTGACGGCCTTGGCCTTGATGTACAACCTGGAGGCAAACGCCTCTGATAACAGCTTGGAGGCCGTGGAGCGTCGTGGTTACTTGCGCGTTGGCGTCGACGCCTCAATTGGAGGGGCATACATGTTTTGGAATCCTACAACTGAGTACTACGACGGCTTTGAGTGGGACATTGCTCAGCAGTTAGCCCAACAGCTTGGGGTTCAAGTCCGCCCTGTGAATATTCCCTGGACCGACCAGCTTGAGGCGCTACGCCGTAATCGCGTTGATCTGGTTCTCAGCGCCCGAGAACGAGGCAGTATTGCTAACCGTGAATTCACGGATTCCCAAGCCTACTACCGTAGCCCCCAACGGCTGCTAGTGCGAACCGAAGATGCCCAAAAGCTGACCAGCTTGCGCAGCCTAGTCGGCAAGCGCTTAGGTGTTGTTGCTGACAGTGGCGGAGCGGCTGTGGTAGAAACGTATAACCGCAACCGGGGGAACGCAGTTCGTCTATTCTCTTCTAGAGACATGGAGCGATTGCTTAGGCTACTGACCAATCGTCGAATTGATGCCATCCTGATAGATGAGCCGGTTGCAGCTTGGCAGGTCCAGCAAAGTCAGGGGCAAAGGGGAGCTAGACTGGCAATGGTGGGTCGCCCTCTGTTACCTGTTGATTTAGTCGGGGTGTTGGAAAGCAAAGACCAGGCCTTGAAGGCTGCTGTCGATCGGGCGATCGATCGCATGCGTCAGGTAGGTACACTAAAATCAATTCTCCAGCAATGGAATCTGTGGGACAGCACATCATCAACAGCACCATCCGAATCGAGCGCGGGCTCCCGCAATTTGACGTCCCTGACCACTATGCCGTCCTGGGACTTCCAATCACATCGGATCCTGCTCGTATCCGTAAACGTTACCTGA
- a CDS encoding inositol monophosphatase family protein, with protein MGSIKADSSPLAPQGDQLQVLLDIATEAALSAGAVLQSYWGELREIEDKGKPDNIVTEADKAAEVEVLRVLERHVPDHQILAEESGSLGNAESPFLWAIDPLDGTTNFAHQYPFSAVSVGLLFQGEPLVGVIFDPFHNELFRAATGLGASCNRRPIQVSQTRQLERSLLVTGFAYDRRETVDNNYAEFCHFTHLTQGVRRGGSASIDLAYVACGRLDGYWERGLAPWDMAAGVVLVREAGGLVSAYDGGVLELGTGRILASNRHLHQLMSVELGKVRPLTQNFPFEP; from the coding sequence ATGGGCTCTATCAAAGCCGACTCCTCCCCCCTTGCACCACAGGGCGATCAGCTCCAAGTGCTACTGGATATCGCAACTGAAGCAGCGTTGAGCGCAGGTGCGGTCCTTCAGTCCTATTGGGGAGAGCTACGTGAAATCGAGGACAAAGGTAAACCTGACAATATTGTCACCGAGGCAGATAAGGCGGCAGAAGTTGAGGTACTGCGGGTGCTTGAGCGACATGTACCCGACCATCAAATTTTGGCTGAGGAATCAGGTAGCCTTGGCAATGCTGAAAGTCCTTTCCTGTGGGCTATCGACCCTCTAGATGGCACTACTAATTTTGCCCACCAGTATCCCTTCAGCGCTGTATCTGTAGGACTGCTATTTCAGGGAGAGCCTCTGGTTGGTGTGATCTTTGACCCCTTCCACAACGAGCTATTTCGGGCAGCAACAGGCTTGGGAGCAAGCTGCAACCGTCGTCCAATTCAGGTTTCTCAAACCCGTCAACTTGAGCGCAGCCTGCTCGTCACAGGCTTTGCCTATGACCGCCGCGAGACGGTAGATAATAACTACGCTGAGTTCTGCCATTTCACCCATCTGACCCAAGGCGTTCGTCGCGGTGGTTCTGCCTCGATTGACCTGGCTTATGTAGCTTGCGGTCGTCTAGATGGCTACTGGGAGCGGGGTTTAGCCCCCTGGGATATGGCAGCGGGGGTAGTTCTGGTTCGAGAAGCAGGCGGACTGGTCAGTGCTTATGATGGCGGCGTTTTGGAGCTAGGCACTGGCCGCATCCTGGCTAGCAATAGGCACTTGCATCAGCTTATGAGTGTGGAGCTTGGCAAAGTCAGACCACTGACTCAGAACTTTCCTTTTGAACCCTGA
- the mutY gene encoding A/G-specific adenine glycosylase: MNHLDFLRNHLNELRTSLLLWYAEQGRDLPWRRTRDPYAIWISEIMLQQTQVKTVIPYYERWLQALPTVQDLATADLQTVLKLWQGLGYYARARNLHRCARVLVAQGGEFPKTLADAVALPGIGRTTAGGVLSAAFNLPVAILDGNVKRVLARLLALEVPPSKALNQLWTLSESLLDPERARDFNQAVMDLGATICTPRAPACLLCPWRRYCAAYNAGVQQEIPMSEAKPERPHKRIGVAVIWKGDQILIDKRRAEGLLGGLWEFPGGKLELGETVQECIHREIQEELAIDIAVGDHLITVEHAYTHFSVSLMVHHCRYLGGEPQPLECEEIHWVSLADLDQYPFPKANLQIIEALRQHVASVP, translated from the coding sequence TTGAACCATTTAGACTTTCTCCGAAATCATCTCAACGAGCTGCGAACCAGCCTCTTACTTTGGTATGCCGAGCAGGGTCGGGATTTGCCCTGGCGACGCACCCGAGATCCTTATGCGATCTGGATCTCCGAAATCATGCTCCAGCAAACTCAAGTTAAGACTGTAATTCCCTACTACGAGCGCTGGCTCCAAGCCTTGCCCACTGTGCAAGATCTGGCTACCGCCGATCTTCAAACCGTGCTCAAGCTCTGGCAGGGGCTAGGTTACTATGCTCGGGCTCGAAATCTCCACCGTTGTGCCCGAGTGCTGGTTGCACAAGGTGGTGAGTTCCCCAAAACGCTTGCCGACGCAGTCGCACTCCCCGGTATCGGTCGCACTACGGCAGGGGGTGTTCTAAGTGCAGCCTTTAACCTACCCGTCGCTATCTTGGATGGCAACGTCAAACGGGTTCTAGCTCGCCTGTTGGCACTAGAAGTGCCCCCTAGTAAGGCCTTGAACCAGCTTTGGACCTTGTCTGAGAGCCTGCTAGATCCTGAACGAGCCCGCGACTTCAATCAGGCTGTGATGGACCTGGGCGCCACGATCTGCACGCCTCGCGCTCCAGCCTGTCTACTTTGCCCTTGGAGACGTTACTGTGCTGCGTACAATGCTGGAGTGCAACAGGAGATCCCAATGAGCGAAGCCAAACCTGAACGTCCTCACAAGCGCATCGGCGTTGCCGTGATCTGGAAAGGTGACCAGATTTTGATTGACAAACGCCGCGCTGAGGGTCTTCTAGGGGGACTCTGGGAATTTCCAGGTGGCAAGTTGGAACTCGGAGAGACGGTGCAAGAATGCATCCACCGTGAGATCCAAGAAGAACTAGCTATAGACATTGCTGTAGGCGACCACCTGATCACAGTGGAGCATGCCTACACCCACTTTTCCGTTAGCCTGATGGTCCACCACTGTCGCTATTTGGGCGGGGAGCCTCAACCGCTCGAATGCGAAGAAATTCACTGGGTCAGCTTGGCAGACCTAGATCAATACCCCTTTCCGAAGGCGAACTTACAAATTATCGAGGCACTGCGCCAACACGTTGCCTCCGTCCCTTAG
- a CDS encoding GAF domain-containing protein, which produces MSTLYPGGSLVSFSQGAYGSLTLNEKISQLPSTEFAGILDQMTRELEHFQRAIEFIGHEELDNLLGQILEAFTLKIGKILKAERVTIFLVDRERGELTSKVAEGTTDGIRIPYNAGIAGYVACTGDCLNITDPYSDPRFNREIDDKHNFKTRSILCMPIFSKSDPDVLNVPGEANQPDSHPVPGLVAVAQLINKIGDDYFVQEDEEEFSSFAHKIGVILESCQAFYMAARAQRGFQALMQATLSLSQQGLDLNKTLDTVIEEARKLMKADRGTLFLLDEEHQQLWAPRARDQAGNLFEIRIPHNAGIAGHVASTGETLNIADAYADSRFDPSTDNRSGYHTRNILCMPVFSSTAQTKNGRKKVVAVTQLLNKENGPFTNADEELLSTFSIQAGVALENAQLFETIKQEKQYQLDILGSLSDAVISTDKQGYIETVNPSASELLGLKNETTIGLSIAEVIELRTNDGQVSTILDTWFAADPDTRIRQYHPEQTLGTRSVHVTLSPLKTTQGRVRGGLVVMEDFSQEKRMKTALVRYVSQSVADQLLKQGADALMKGERRTVTVLFSDIRDYTRLTETMGPDEVVSMLNAYFDRMVDAVMLEEGTLDKFIGDAVMAVFGAPLAMADHACRAVKAALRMRAHLREFNQERVQAGKCPIRIGIGLSSGEVVSGDIGSQKRTQYTAIGDGVNLSSRLESASKNYGCDIVLSEYTYQDCKDIVQVRELDRLVVKGKTQAVTIYELLGAPGEPLSKPAVFLDAYFDARQLYLRRQFDQAIQAFEQAQPLCPEDKTVKLYLDRCQYFLANPPSEDWQGEWIMTGK; this is translated from the coding sequence ATGTCTACTTTGTATCCGGGTGGTTCGCTTGTCAGCTTCAGTCAAGGTGCTTATGGCAGTCTGACGCTTAACGAGAAGATCAGCCAGCTTCCTAGTACAGAGTTTGCTGGAATCTTGGACCAGATGACCCGCGAACTGGAACATTTTCAACGGGCAATTGAATTCATCGGCCATGAAGAACTTGATAATTTATTAGGGCAGATCTTAGAAGCATTCACGCTCAAAATCGGCAAAATTCTCAAGGCTGAGCGAGTCACAATTTTTCTAGTAGATCGAGAGCGGGGCGAACTAACTTCTAAAGTTGCTGAGGGCACCACTGATGGCATTCGAATTCCTTACAATGCTGGGATCGCTGGTTATGTAGCTTGTACAGGAGATTGTCTAAACATTACCGATCCCTATAGTGATCCCCGATTTAATCGCGAGATTGACGATAAACATAATTTTAAGACGCGCAGTATTTTATGCATGCCCATCTTCAGCAAATCGGATCCAGATGTGCTGAACGTGCCGGGGGAAGCCAATCAGCCTGATTCTCATCCGGTGCCGGGTTTAGTAGCTGTTGCTCAGCTGATCAATAAAATTGGTGATGATTATTTCGTTCAAGAAGATGAAGAAGAGTTCAGTTCTTTTGCCCACAAAATTGGGGTCATTCTAGAGAGCTGTCAGGCGTTTTATATGGCTGCGCGAGCACAGCGCGGCTTCCAAGCCTTGATGCAGGCAACCCTGTCCCTTTCGCAGCAGGGATTGGACCTGAATAAAACCTTGGACACGGTGATTGAAGAAGCCCGCAAGCTAATGAAAGCCGATCGGGGGACACTGTTTTTGCTTGATGAAGAGCATCAGCAACTATGGGCACCCAGAGCGCGCGACCAAGCTGGTAATCTGTTTGAAATCCGCATTCCTCACAATGCGGGAATTGCAGGTCATGTGGCATCTACCGGTGAAACTCTCAACATTGCTGATGCCTATGCCGATAGCCGTTTTGATCCCTCTACTGATAATCGCTCGGGCTACCACACGCGCAATATCTTATGTATGCCAGTCTTTAGCTCTACTGCTCAAACTAAGAATGGCAGAAAAAAAGTTGTTGCTGTAACTCAATTACTCAATAAAGAGAACGGTCCCTTTACCAATGCGGATGAAGAATTACTGTCCACGTTTAGTATTCAGGCTGGAGTGGCTCTAGAGAACGCTCAACTATTTGAGACTATTAAGCAAGAGAAGCAGTACCAACTCGATATCCTGGGCAGCCTTTCTGATGCAGTGATCTCGACCGACAAGCAGGGTTATATCGAAACGGTTAATCCCAGTGCTTCAGAGTTGCTGGGCTTAAAGAATGAGACCACAATCGGTCTATCGATCGCTGAAGTGATTGAGTTACGAACCAATGATGGTCAAGTCAGCACCATCCTCGATACCTGGTTTGCAGCCGATCCCGACACCCGGATCCGTCAATATCACCCTGAGCAAACCTTAGGCACCCGTAGTGTCCACGTTACGCTTAGCCCATTGAAAACGACTCAAGGTCGCGTGCGCGGTGGCCTAGTCGTAATGGAGGACTTCAGCCAGGAGAAGCGGATGAAAACGGCTCTGGTACGCTACGTGAGCCAGAGTGTAGCCGATCAACTCCTCAAGCAAGGCGCAGATGCCCTGATGAAAGGGGAGCGGCGCACCGTGACCGTTCTGTTCTCGGATATTCGGGATTACACTCGGCTGACCGAGACGATGGGACCAGACGAAGTGGTTTCAATGCTGAACGCCTACTTCGATCGCATGGTTGATGCCGTGATGTTGGAAGAGGGAACGCTCGACAAGTTCATCGGCGATGCAGTGATGGCAGTGTTTGGAGCGCCTCTGGCAATGGCAGACCATGCTTGCAGAGCCGTTAAGGCTGCACTGCGCATGCGAGCGCATCTTCGAGAGTTTAACCAGGAACGGGTTCAAGCTGGTAAATGCCCAATTCGAATCGGCATTGGCTTGAGTTCCGGTGAGGTGGTTTCTGGTGACATTGGCTCTCAGAAGCGAACTCAATACACAGCGATTGGGGACGGAGTCAACCTCAGCTCTCGCTTAGAAAGTGCCAGCAAAAACTATGGCTGTGACATTGTCTTGAGTGAGTACACTTACCAAGACTGCAAAGACATTGTTCAGGTTCGCGAATTAGACCGGTTAGTTGTGAAGGGCAAAACCCAAGCCGTTACCATCTACGAATTGCTTGGCGCTCCTGGAGAACCCTTAAGCAAACCCGCTGTCTTTTTAGATGCCTATTTTGATGCCCGCCAGCTCTATCTTCGGCGACAGTTTGATCAAGCCATTCAGGCCTTTGAACAGGCCCAACCACTCTGTCCAGAAGACAAAACAGTAAAGCTTTATCTAGACCGTTGCCAATATTTCCTAGCCAATCCGCCCAGTGAAGATTGGCAGGGCGAATGGATTATGACTGGCAAGTAA
- a CDS encoding DUF3598 family protein, with protein sequence MRTQWESLLQNLGQWQGSFMRLSAQAELLEDIPSLVSLEGLNDNNTIRQTVRRFLPDAAGKLEPQDKVFEYSSLNRATLFFENGAFSQGSIQLAPFAEFGAEFGFIEGERRLRLVQLFNPDGELQGFTLIREKQLDTNVSERPALRVEDLLGEWHGEAVSLYPDLRSPETYPTKLRLEREGDQLSQQLTYPGGEINSTARIEGNILRFEQGSQPIQVLLLPDGASSTTPLRVKVGQPLFLEAGWLRQYNIRQRMVRSYDTRGGWTSLTLVTEHRRN encoded by the coding sequence ATGCGAACTCAATGGGAAAGTCTGCTCCAGAATCTGGGGCAATGGCAGGGCTCTTTTATGCGTCTCTCGGCGCAGGCAGAACTTCTGGAGGACATCCCCAGCCTGGTTAGCCTAGAGGGCTTAAATGACAACAACACCATCCGGCAAACAGTGCGGCGATTCTTACCTGATGCGGCGGGCAAACTAGAGCCACAAGATAAAGTTTTTGAATACAGCTCACTCAATCGGGCCACACTGTTCTTCGAAAATGGCGCCTTTTCTCAAGGATCAATTCAGTTAGCTCCTTTTGCCGAGTTCGGAGCAGAGTTTGGCTTCATTGAGGGTGAGCGTCGCCTGCGTCTGGTCCAACTGTTTAACCCAGACGGTGAGCTTCAAGGCTTCACCCTGATTCGAGAAAAACAGCTGGATACTAATGTCTCAGAACGTCCTGCCCTAAGGGTCGAAGACCTGCTAGGGGAATGGCATGGAGAAGCTGTTAGCTTGTACCCCGATTTACGCTCACCAGAGACCTATCCGACCAAGTTGCGACTCGAACGGGAGGGTGATCAGCTGAGCCAGCAGTTGACTTATCCAGGTGGGGAAATCAATTCCACCGCCAGAATCGAGGGCAATATACTGCGCTTTGAGCAGGGCTCCCAGCCCATCCAGGTGTTATTGCTGCCAGATGGGGCTTCGTCCACCACTCCTTTGCGCGTAAAAGTAGGACAACCGCTGTTTTTAGAGGCTGGTTGGCTGCGCCAATACAATATTCGCCAGCGCATGGTACGCAGCTATGACACCAGAGGTGGCTGGACGAGCCTGACCCTGGTAACTGAGCACAGACGGAACTAG
- a CDS encoding SufE family protein — MLPPFLEKVLDRFKRLPDDRTRTEAIIYYCKRLAPMPAELKTDETKVPGCVSNVFITSELQDGKMHYLAAADALTTRGVVAILVEGFNGLSPEEVLSVPPEPFKESGIVQSLSASRANGFYNILNRIREEAMKHLASVNSQPRANS; from the coding sequence ATGCTTCCTCCATTTCTTGAGAAAGTTCTAGACCGCTTCAAGCGGCTCCCGGATGACAGGACTCGTACCGAGGCCATCATCTACTACTGCAAGCGTCTTGCGCCGATGCCTGCTGAATTGAAGACGGATGAGACGAAGGTTCCGGGCTGCGTCTCTAATGTGTTCATCACCTCTGAGCTGCAAGACGGCAAGATGCACTATTTAGCTGCTGCCGATGCCCTGACGACCCGTGGTGTGGTGGCGATTCTGGTAGAGGGCTTCAATGGCCTATCCCCGGAAGAGGTGCTGAGCGTGCCACCCGAACCCTTCAAAGAGTCTGGCATTGTCCAAAGCCTATCCGCGTCCCGCGCCAATGGCTTTTACAACATCCTCAATCGCATCCGCGAAGAGGCGATGAAACATTTGGCGTCGGTCAACAGCCAGCCAAGGGCTAACAGCTAG
- a CDS encoding superoxide dismutase, with translation MTYELPPLPYDYKALEPYISSGTLEFHHDKHHAAYVTNYNKLVQDAGLAEHPIEEVIKVSFKDPSKAGIFNNGAQAWNHTFYWSSMKPGGGGTPTGPLADKINADFGSFDKFKEEFKAAGATQFGSGWAWLVLDNGTLKVTKTLNAENPIAQGQTPLLTMDVWEHAYYLDYQNKRPDYIATFLDNLINWEFATANFTAA, from the coding sequence TTGACCTACGAACTCCCCCCTCTACCCTACGATTACAAGGCTCTAGAGCCCTATATCTCGTCAGGCACGCTCGAGTTTCACCACGACAAGCACCACGCTGCTTATGTGACTAACTACAACAAGTTGGTTCAGGACGCGGGCCTGGCTGAGCACCCGATTGAAGAAGTGATTAAGGTATCCTTCAAAGATCCATCGAAGGCTGGCATTTTCAACAATGGTGCTCAAGCCTGGAACCACACGTTCTACTGGAGCTCTATGAAGCCCGGTGGGGGTGGCACACCAACCGGTCCCCTAGCTGACAAAATCAACGCTGACTTTGGCAGCTTCGATAAGTTCAAGGAAGAATTCAAAGCCGCTGGTGCTACTCAGTTTGGCAGTGGCTGGGCTTGGTTGGTGTTGGATAACGGCACACTCAAAGTCACGAAGACCCTAAACGCTGAGAACCCAATTGCTCAGGGTCAAACACCCCTGTTGACTATGGATGTTTGGGAGCACGCCTACTACCTCGATTACCAGAACAAGCGACCCGACTACATCGCGACCTTCCTGGATAACCTGATCAACTGGGAGTTTGCCAC